The Deltaproteobacteria bacterium HGW-Deltaproteobacteria-6 genome has a segment encoding these proteins:
- the def gene encoding peptide deformylase translates to MVKDMAPKRVLTLWNDDGVNEADTSVLRKKSVEIKTPLNKEEQAEIKALIESFTCRDDASGLAGPQIGINKRIIIFRNKTVDDKKKKMSPDDYDVLVNPRITQARGEKVTATEGCLSCPDIQIEVSRFPEVKIRALNEKGEKISRRYLDYTARVVQHEIDHLDGKLIVDYEGNLYYPKNKQALIDKLFK, encoded by the coding sequence ATGGTGAAAGATATGGCTCCCAAAAGAGTTTTAACCCTATGGAATGACGATGGTGTTAACGAAGCCGACACTTCCGTTCTGAGAAAAAAGTCGGTCGAAATAAAAACACCGCTGAACAAGGAAGAACAGGCGGAAATCAAGGCGCTGATTGAATCCTTTACCTGTCGGGATGATGCATCCGGTCTTGCCGGGCCGCAAATCGGCATCAACAAAAGAATCATTATTTTCCGCAATAAGACCGTCGATGATAAGAAGAAAAAAATGAGTCCTGATGATTATGACGTTCTGGTTAATCCGCGCATTACCCAGGCGCGCGGTGAAAAAGTGACGGCGACGGAAGGCTGCCTCTCCTGTCCGGACATTCAAATTGAAGTCAGCCGCTTTCCCGAAGTAAAGATCCGCGCCTTGAATGAAAAAGGCGAAAAAATCAGCAGGCGATATCTGGATTATACCGCCCGGGTTGTGCAGCATGAAATCGATCATCTCGACGGCAAGTTAATTGTGGATTATGAGGGTAATCTTTATTATCCGAAAAACAAGCAGGCTTTAATTGATAAACTTTTTAAATAA
- the kdsB gene encoding 3-deoxy-manno-octulosonate cytidylyltransferase, with product MKRNVVCIIPSRYESSRFPGKPLADLCGKPMIQHVYERVAKAGAIPYVAVATDDQRIYDAVKKFGGNAVMTARTHRSGTDRISEAVASLDLAADAIVVNIQGDQPIFEPVQVDEVIEPLQTDPAVVMSTLIYKIILDEEITHPHAVKVVLDHKNNALYFSRATIPYVRDKMLKADYYKHHGIYAYRRDFLDTFTRLPEGKLEKLEALEQLRALEYGYKIKCVITPHDSVEVDNEQELDRVRRILMARK from the coding sequence ATGAAGAGAAATGTTGTCTGCATTATCCCCTCGCGATATGAATCCAGCCGTTTTCCCGGCAAACCTCTGGCCGACCTGTGCGGCAAGCCGATGATCCAGCATGTTTATGAACGAGTGGCAAAGGCCGGAGCCATACCTTATGTGGCAGTGGCCACCGACGATCAGAGAATTTATGATGCAGTGAAAAAATTCGGCGGCAACGCCGTGATGACCGCCAGAACGCATCGCTCCGGCACGGACCGGATTTCCGAAGCCGTCGCATCCCTGGATCTTGCAGCCGATGCCATTGTCGTCAACATCCAGGGCGACCAACCGATTTTTGAGCCGGTGCAGGTTGATGAAGTCATCGAACCTCTGCAGACTGATCCCGCCGTCGTGATGTCCACCTTGATTTACAAAATCATTCTGGATGAAGAAATCACGCACCCGCACGCCGTGAAAGTTGTTCTTGATCATAAAAACAACGCTCTTTATTTTTCACGGGCAACCATTCCTTATGTGCGCGACAAAATGCTCAAAGCCGACTATTATAAGCATCACGGCATTTACGCCTATCGCCGGGATTTTCTTGACACCTTTACCCGGCTGCCGGAAGGCAAACTGGAAAAACTCGAAGCACTCGAACAGCTGCGCGCTCTGGAATACGGTTACAAAATCAAGTGCGTCATCACACCTCATGATTCCGTGGAAGTGGACAACGAACAGGAACTCGACCGGGTTCGCCGGATTCTGATGGCAAGAAAGTAA
- a CDS encoding peptidoglycan editing factor PgeF, whose amino-acid sequence MFSLAKKNTIGYLHSPRLSACDFLVHAFCTRIGGVSKDDYQSLNMSFREGDEEFHVLQNWDKLASAFQIPVENFLVLNQVHGDNIFVIKPHGDYYSSHEALNYDAIVTNRSNLAICIKTADCVPVFIVDPVKKVIAAVHAGWRGSALGISAKVVRLMQNQYGSKPTDMITAIGPSIGRCCYEVDAVAADAFRKQRDSELFLFPGKRPDKWMLDLVEANRRQLLNCGIPAASIEAAGVCTVCHQEAFFSHRGSGGITGRQINFMMIKGDSICKALLFNDDLKHIH is encoded by the coding sequence ATGTTTTCACTAGCAAAAAAAAACACCATCGGGTACCTGCACTCACCCAGGCTCAGCGCTTGTGATTTCCTGGTTCACGCTTTCTGCACCAGAATTGGCGGCGTTTCCAAGGATGATTACCAAAGCCTGAATATGAGTTTCCGGGAAGGCGACGAGGAATTTCATGTTCTGCAAAATTGGGATAAGCTGGCATCCGCTTTCCAGATCCCGGTGGAAAATTTTCTGGTTCTCAATCAGGTGCATGGCGACAATATTTTCGTTATTAAACCTCATGGGGATTACTATTCGTCACATGAAGCACTGAATTATGATGCCATCGTGACCAATCGCAGCAATCTGGCCATTTGTATCAAAACAGCGGATTGCGTGCCGGTCTTTATCGTCGATCCGGTTAAAAAAGTTATTGCCGCCGTTCACGCAGGCTGGCGCGGGTCTGCCCTCGGCATCAGCGCCAAAGTCGTCCGTCTGATGCAAAATCAGTATGGTTCAAAGCCCACCGATATGATCACGGCCATCGGTCCGTCCATCGGCCGTTGCTGTTATGAAGTGGACGCCGTTGCCGCCGATGCTTTCCGAAAACAAAGGGACTCTGAATTATTTTTATTTCCGGGAAAACGCCCGGACAAATGGATGCTGGATCTGGTGGAAGCCAACCGGCGGCAGCTGCTGAATTGCGGCATTCCCGCCGCCAGCATTGAAGCGGCGGGCGTTTGCACCGTATGCCATCAGGAGGCTTTTTTTTCGCACCGGGGTTCAGGCGGCATCACCGGACGGCAAATCAATTTTATGATGATTAAAGGAGATTCCATCTGCAAGGCGTTATTGTTCAATGATGATTTAAAACACATCCATTAA
- a CDS encoding coproporphyrinogen III oxidase produces the protein MINQIVTHITRKQFALALNFKDGIVPELPACKDEQQRLLYIHIPFCEELCPYCSFHRVRLDETLAFKYHQALRSEMALYRQKGYRFTGIYVGGGTPTVLIDELAETLRLARELFPITSVSVETNPNHLTDANINILKQAGVNRLSVGVQTFNDDLLKKIARYDKYGSGKEIAFRLRRTMGSFDTVNADMIFNFPEQTAGMLDADLAVLLKLQMQQITFYPLMVSTLTQRLMQETLGEVNFRREKSYFNLILRRLGRQYDSSSAWCFSRKKTGQSLIDEYVVDFDEYAGLGSGAIGYLNGVCYANTFDIDRYIADLTGGKLPLQAARRFDLPDRMRYDFLMKLFSTKMNVNELDKKYDGKFFTTLWKEMAAFTLAGSFRYFSPNLHLTPRGRYLWVIMMREFFIAVNNFRDYCRKQAGLI, from the coding sequence GTGATTAATCAAATAGTTACCCATATAACAAGGAAACAGTTCGCCCTCGCCCTGAATTTTAAAGACGGCATTGTCCCCGAACTGCCTGCCTGTAAAGATGAACAACAGCGACTGCTTTATATCCATATTCCTTTTTGCGAAGAACTCTGCCCCTACTGCTCTTTTCATCGCGTCCGACTGGATGAAACCCTGGCGTTTAAATATCATCAGGCCCTCCGCAGCGAAATGGCCCTTTACCGTCAGAAAGGTTACCGTTTTACAGGTATTTATGTCGGCGGCGGCACGCCGACTGTGTTGATTGATGAATTAGCGGAAACTTTGCGCTTGGCCCGGGAATTGTTTCCCATCACCTCTGTATCCGTGGAAACGAATCCCAACCACCTGACCGATGCCAATATCAATATCCTGAAACAGGCGGGCGTCAACCGGCTTTCCGTTGGCGTGCAGACTTTCAACGATGATTTACTCAAAAAAATAGCCCGTTATGACAAATACGGATCGGGCAAAGAAATCGCTTTCCGCCTCCGGCGAACCATGGGGTCGTTTGACACCGTCAACGCCGACATGATTTTCAACTTTCCCGAACAGACAGCCGGCATGCTCGATGCCGATCTGGCGGTTTTGCTGAAACTCCAGATGCAGCAGATCACTTTTTATCCCCTGATGGTTTCGACACTCACCCAGCGTCTGATGCAGGAGACATTGGGAGAAGTCAACTTCCGTCGTGAGAAATCCTATTTCAATCTGATCCTGCGGCGTCTCGGGCGGCAATATGATTCTTCTTCGGCCTGGTGCTTTTCCAGAAAGAAAACCGGCCAATCGCTGATTGACGAATATGTCGTGGATTTTGATGAATACGCCGGATTGGGAAGCGGCGCCATCGGTTATTTAAACGGAGTCTGCTACGCCAATACTTTTGATATCGACCGCTACATTGCCGATCTGACGGGAGGCAAACTGCCTCTCCAGGCTGCGCGCAGGTTCGATTTGCCCGACCGGATGCGCTACGACTTCCTCATGAAGCTGTTCAGCACAAAAATGAATGTCAATGAGCTGGACAAAAAATACGACGGCAAATTTTTTACAACCTTATGGAAAGAAATGGCCGCTTTCACACTGGCCGGGTCGTTTCGTTACTTTTCCCCCAACTTGCATTTAACGCCGCGCGGACGCTATCTGTGGGTGATTATGATGCGGGAATTTTTCATCGCGGTCAACAATTTCCGCGATTACTGCCGGAAACAAGCCGGATTGATATAG
- the rfaD gene encoding ADP-glyceromanno-heptose 6-epimerase, with protein MIIVTGGAGFIGSAFVWKLNQEGIEDIIIVDRLGKTDKWKNLVNLRFVNYLHKDDFHEMIYNDTMRFDVDAIIHMGACSSTTERDADYLWQNNHVYTGLLAEYAIEHGIRFIYASSAATYGDGTGGFSDDHDKIKTLKPINMYGYSKQVFDVRALKHSWENNIAGIKFFNVFGPNEYHKGDMTSVIFKAFHQIRETGKVRLFKSYLPQYPDGGQLRDFVYVKDCIDAMWWLFNHQDANGIFNLGTGKARTWNDLINAVFAAMGRKPNIEYIEMPESLRNQYQYFTQAEMDKLSQAGCPVDFSPLEDSVRDYVVNYLQKTDPHLGN; from the coding sequence ATGATTATCGTGACCGGCGGCGCGGGATTCATCGGCAGTGCCTTTGTCTGGAAACTCAACCAGGAAGGCATTGAAGATATTATTATTGTTGATCGCCTTGGAAAAACGGATAAATGGAAAAATCTGGTAAATCTTCGCTTTGTTAATTACCTCCATAAGGACGATTTTCATGAGATGATTTATAATGACACAATGCGTTTCGATGTCGACGCGATTATCCACATGGGCGCCTGTTCATCGACAACAGAGCGGGATGCCGATTACCTCTGGCAAAACAATCATGTTTACACCGGTCTGCTGGCTGAATATGCGATTGAACACGGCATCCGTTTCATTTACGCCAGTTCCGCGGCAACATACGGCGACGGAACCGGGGGGTTTTCTGACGATCACGACAAAATCAAAACACTGAAACCCATCAACATGTATGGCTATTCCAAGCAGGTATTTGATGTAAGAGCATTGAAACATTCCTGGGAAAACAATATTGCCGGCATCAAATTTTTTAATGTTTTCGGTCCCAATGAATATCACAAAGGCGACATGACCAGTGTGATCTTTAAAGCCTTTCATCAAATCAGGGAAACAGGCAAAGTCCGCCTTTTCAAATCCTATCTGCCCCAATATCCCGATGGCGGCCAGTTGCGTGATTTTGTCTATGTCAAAGATTGTATCGACGCCATGTGGTGGCTTTTTAATCATCAGGACGCCAATGGGATTTTCAATCTGGGTACCGGCAAGGCCAGAACCTGGAATGATTTGATTAACGCGGTTTTTGCCGCGATGGGCAGAAAGCCGAACATTGAATACATTGAGATGCCCGAATCATTGCGCAATCAATACCAGTATTTCACGCAGGCGGAAATGGACAAACTCAGCCAGGCTGGCTGCCCGGTGGACTTTTCGCCGCTTGAAGATTCGGTCCGGGATTACGTTGTGAACTATTTGCAAAAAACGGATCCCCATTTAGGAAATTAA
- the gcvH gene encoding glycine cleavage system protein H — protein sequence MSKSNPTDRLYSKDHEWVKDNGDGTAVVGITDYAQEMLTDIVFVELPPIGKKVAKGEPMAVVESVKSVSDVFAPVGGEVIDVNKTLEETPELINQDAFNEGWIARLKLSNAEELKSLLDAAAYSALIKEEKH from the coding sequence ATGTCCAAATCAAACCCCACTGACAGATTGTATTCCAAAGATCATGAATGGGTGAAAGACAACGGCGACGGGACGGCTGTGGTCGGCATTACCGATTACGCCCAGGAAATGCTGACGGATATTGTGTTTGTGGAACTGCCCCCGATCGGCAAAAAAGTGGCGAAGGGCGAACCGATGGCTGTAGTCGAGTCCGTTAAATCCGTATCCGATGTCTTCGCGCCGGTTGGCGGTGAAGTCATTGACGTCAATAAAACTCTGGAAGAAACGCCGGAGCTTATCAATCAGGATGCATTCAATGAGGGCTGGATCGCCAGGTTGAAACTCAGTAACGCCGAAGAGCTGAAATCACTGCTTGATGCCGCTGCTTACAGCGCTTTGATTAAAGAGGAGAAACATTAG
- a CDS encoding RluA family pseudouridine synthase, translating to MTDDGPTNRDLSFTVSPSQAGLRLDVFLAQTDDSFSRSQIKIAIEEGVVTVNGKEPKVSQHLKDGDIVELHLEPAIDAVAIPQNIPLDIVYEDASIIVINKPAGMVVHPAPGNPDQTLVNALLFHCHDLSGIGGVLRPGIVHRLDKETSGLIVAAKSDEAHRKLSAQFEKHDVYKKYVALVWGDVKGASGEIVLPVGRHPVDRKKMSTKSRHGKDALTLWKVRERYGTATLLDVEIKTGRTHQIRVHLSERGYPVIGDAVYGNASKLQTVKNAELKAGIKSLARQALHAAQLSFVHPHGGERVVFTAPIPADMDKLCGLFRATAPSPAGNTGLQNWKDKLR from the coding sequence GTGACTGATGACGGCCCGACCAACAGAGACTTATCCTTTACGGTAAGCCCGTCACAGGCGGGACTGCGGCTCGATGTTTTTCTGGCTCAGACCGACGATTCTTTTTCCCGCTCGCAGATTAAAATCGCCATCGAAGAAGGCGTCGTGACCGTGAACGGTAAAGAGCCGAAAGTAAGCCAGCACCTCAAGGATGGTGATATCGTCGAACTTCACCTGGAACCGGCCATCGATGCCGTAGCAATACCGCAAAATATCCCATTGGACATTGTTTATGAAGACGCCTCCATTATTGTCATTAACAAACCGGCCGGCATGGTGGTGCATCCCGCACCGGGTAATCCCGATCAGACACTCGTTAATGCGCTCCTTTTTCATTGCCATGATCTGTCGGGTATCGGTGGTGTGCTGAGGCCGGGCATTGTCCACCGGCTGGACAAGGAAACATCCGGACTGATTGTCGCCGCAAAATCCGATGAGGCGCACCGCAAGCTTTCCGCGCAGTTTGAAAAACATGACGTCTATAAAAAATATGTCGCATTGGTCTGGGGCGACGTCAAAGGCGCAAGCGGTGAAATTGTTTTGCCCGTGGGGCGTCACCCGGTGGACCGCAAAAAAATGTCTACGAAAAGCCGTCACGGCAAGGACGCTCTCACCCTCTGGAAAGTCCGCGAGCGTTACGGCACGGCAACCCTGCTGGATGTGGAAATCAAAACCGGACGGACGCATCAGATCCGGGTTCATCTGTCCGAGCGGGGCTATCCGGTCATCGGAGATGCGGTTTACGGCAACGCTTCTAAATTGCAAACCGTTAAAAACGCGGAATTGAAAGCGGGGATTAAATCTCTGGCACGGCAGGCGCTCCATGCCGCGCAGCTTTCATTCGTCCATCCGCATGGTGGTGAACGGGTCGTCTTTACAGCGCCAATTCCTGCGGATATGGATAAACTATGCGGGCTGTTTCGCGCAACCGCCCCCTCACCTGCCGGAAATACCGGTTTACAGAACTGGAAGGATAAATTAAGATAA
- a CDS encoding aminomethyl-transferring glycine dehydrogenase has protein sequence MDYCPHTPHDINQMQAAIGVGSIEELFADIPQKFRIKQMPGIPASLSEQETFGLMQAMSRKNMAPRVTLTGAGAYAHYIPAVVGHIIGRAEFYTAYTPYQAEISQGILQAIYEYQTMIAHLTGTEIANASMYDGASAMAEAAVLCGKMSNRSRIVVARSVNPQYRQVLQTYCWSNGYTITEMPYAATGQSDLAALKNALDDSVAAVVVQSPNFFGCIEDITPIAAAAHENGALLIAGFTDGTSLGILQPAGASGADFVVGEGQSFGNPVNYGGPYLGIFAAREKFLRRIPGRLAGATVDKNGKRGFVLTLQTREQHIRREKATSNICSNEALCALAAGVYLAALGRNLKRLAELNIYKTQYLKNKLLQLPGWKEVFSAPVYNEFALRSPDVRTVNKKLSAAGMIGAYDLQKDYQELDNTLLFCATEMLSKEDMDRVVEIIK, from the coding sequence ATGGACTATTGCCCCCACACGCCTCACGATATCAATCAAATGCAGGCGGCTATCGGCGTAGGAAGCATTGAAGAACTGTTTGCCGATATCCCGCAAAAATTCCGCATCAAGCAAATGCCCGGCATACCGGCTTCTTTATCCGAGCAGGAAACATTCGGACTGATGCAGGCGATGAGCCGGAAAAATATGGCGCCGCGCGTAACACTTACCGGCGCGGGCGCTTATGCTCATTACATTCCCGCAGTGGTCGGCCATATCATCGGGCGCGCCGAATTTTACACCGCCTATACCCCTTACCAGGCGGAAATCAGCCAGGGCATTTTACAGGCCATTTACGAATACCAGACCATGATCGCTCATTTGACCGGAACGGAGATCGCCAATGCCTCCATGTATGACGGCGCTTCGGCCATGGCGGAAGCGGCGGTGCTCTGCGGCAAGATGTCCAACCGTTCAAGGATTGTTGTTGCCCGTTCGGTCAATCCGCAGTACCGGCAGGTTTTGCAGACCTACTGCTGGTCGAACGGTTATACCATCACCGAGATGCCTTATGCGGCAACCGGCCAGTCTGATTTGGCCGCACTGAAAAATGCGCTGGATGACAGCGTTGCGGCGGTCGTCGTGCAAAGCCCGAATTTTTTCGGATGCATTGAAGATATCACACCGATTGCCGCAGCCGCTCATGAAAATGGCGCCCTGCTGATTGCCGGGTTTACCGACGGCACATCGCTGGGCATCCTGCAACCGGCTGGGGCCTCCGGCGCGGATTTTGTTGTTGGTGAGGGGCAGAGCTTCGGTAATCCGGTCAACTACGGCGGCCCTTATCTGGGAATTTTTGCCGCGCGGGAAAAATTTCTGCGACGTATTCCGGGCCGGCTTGCCGGTGCGACGGTCGATAAAAACGGCAAACGCGGATTCGTTCTGACGCTGCAGACACGTGAGCAGCATATCCGCCGGGAAAAGGCGACGTCCAACATCTGCTCCAATGAAGCGCTCTGCGCGCTTGCGGCTGGCGTTTATCTGGCCGCTCTGGGCAGGAATCTTAAGCGGCTGGCTGAGCTCAATATCTACAAAACGCAATATCTGAAAAACAAACTTCTGCAACTGCCGGGATGGAAGGAGGTTTTTTCCGCTCCCGTTTATAATGAATTTGCCCTGCGCAGTCCCGATGTCCGAACGGTCAATAAAAAGTTGTCGGCGGCAGGGATGATCGGCGCTTATGATTTGCAGAAAGATTATCAGGAACTGGATAATACGCTGCTCTTTTGTGCGACGGAAATGCTCTCCAAAGAAGATATGGATCGAGTGGTAGAGATCATAAAATAA
- the gcvT gene encoding glycine cleavage system protein T: MKKTPLYEKHVDLQAKIIDFGGWAMPVQYSNVIDEHKTTRESATLFDICHMGEIEVKGPQALDLLQFALTRDLAGQKTGQVKLSALLNDKGCIIDDLTVYKMAEDFYMLVTNATTRDSDFLRVQSILQERKFDCRMEDISDKTGKLDLQGPRSEEIIQKLTAADLKAIRFYHFIESQVAGVQAVISRSGYTGEDGFEIYASADQIGLIWDKLMAAGAASGLKPAGLGARDTLRLESGMMLNGQDITEEVSPLEVPYSWLVDWNKDFAGKPALTAIRDHGIQKKLVGLVMTGRGIARHNYKVAKDAREIGIVTSGTFSPTLNKAIGLAFVDIEFAAPDTEISVNIRDTVSPAVVVKLPFYKRQK, from the coding sequence ATGAAAAAAACGCCTTTATATGAAAAACATGTTGACCTGCAAGCTAAAATTATTGATTTCGGCGGCTGGGCCATGCCCGTGCAATATTCGAACGTGATTGATGAACATAAAACGACCCGCGAAAGCGCGACGCTTTTCGATATTTGCCATATGGGAGAAATTGAAGTTAAAGGGCCGCAGGCGCTTGATCTGCTCCAGTTTGCGCTGACGCGGGATCTGGCAGGGCAAAAAACGGGTCAGGTCAAACTCTCCGCTTTGCTTAACGACAAAGGCTGTATCATTGACGATTTGACCGTGTATAAAATGGCGGAAGATTTTTACATGCTGGTCACCAACGCCACAACGCGTGATAGTGATTTCCTGCGTGTCCAATCCATTCTCCAGGAAAGAAAGTTTGACTGCCGGATGGAAGATATCAGCGACAAAACCGGCAAGCTGGATTTGCAGGGACCCCGCTCAGAAGAAATTATACAGAAGCTGACCGCAGCTGATTTAAAGGCAATCCGTTTCTATCATTTTATTGAATCGCAGGTGGCGGGAGTGCAGGCCGTGATTTCCCGCAGCGGTTATACCGGTGAAGACGGGTTTGAAATTTACGCGTCCGCCGATCAGATTGGGCTCATCTGGGACAAATTGATGGCAGCAGGCGCCGCATCCGGTTTGAAACCGGCGGGACTGGGCGCACGCGACACCCTGCGCCTGGAATCCGGTATGATGCTTAACGGTCAGGATATTACCGAGGAGGTCAGTCCGCTGGAAGTGCCCTATAGCTGGCTTGTCGACTGGAATAAGGATTTTGCGGGCAAACCCGCTCTGACGGCAATTCGGGATCACGGCATTCAGAAAAAGCTGGTCGGACTGGTGATGACCGGGCGGGGCATCGCGCGGCACAATTACAAGGTCGCCAAAGATGCCAGAGAGATTGGCATCGTGACATCCGGCACATTTTCGCCAACCTTGAATAAGGCGATTGGCCTGGCTTTTGTCGATATTGAATTCGCGGCTCCGGATACGGAGATATCTGTCAACATTCGGGATACCGTAAGCCCGGCCGTAGTCGTAAAGCTTCCATTTTATAAAAGGCAAAAATAA
- a CDS encoding L-seryl-tRNA(Sec) selenium transferase, with product MDDKRKEMLRGLPKIDEVIGLLEKNNIYEKASREIIREACRDVVQKLRDKILTADHKSLPAIASEAASAARSVEMIIDDLYRYKLKRLVNATGVILHTNLGRAPLCPEALDRIMEVGKGYSNLEFDLNRGERGLRYDHVTRLICALTGAEDALIVNNNAAAVLLTLNTLADRKEAIVSRGELIEIGGEFRIPDVMTKSNTILREVGTTNRTRLSDYEKAIGPNTGVILKVHTSNYRIVGFTEEAELIPLVALGKQHGIPVFDDLGSGCLIDLTVYGLQHEPTVREVLATDVDVVTFSGDKLLGGPQAGIIVGKKDILAEIKKNPLNRALRIDKFTLAALEATLMHYLVPEAAPRTLRSLKALTEPPVDVKKRARKLINKLKKANIPDLTFEMREDVAAAGGGSLPTEDIPTAVVAVKSAGMTASRMEAKLRQALVPVIVRVNESEILLDLRTVSEDEFGFILDALKSTIVS from the coding sequence ATGGATGACAAAAGAAAAGAAATGCTGCGGGGGCTGCCGAAAATCGACGAAGTCATCGGGCTTCTGGAAAAAAACAATATCTATGAAAAAGCGTCGCGAGAAATAATCCGGGAGGCCTGCCGTGACGTCGTGCAGAAACTGCGGGATAAAATCCTGACCGCTGATCATAAATCATTACCGGCAATTGCTTCTGAAGCCGCATCCGCCGCCCGCAGCGTGGAGATGATAATCGATGACCTGTATCGTTACAAATTAAAGAGGCTTGTCAACGCCACCGGCGTTATCCTGCATACCAATCTGGGACGAGCGCCTTTGTGCCCAGAAGCTCTGGATAGAATTATGGAAGTGGGCAAGGGCTATTCCAATCTGGAATTTGATCTGAATCGCGGCGAACGCGGCCTGCGTTATGACCACGTGACCCGGCTGATCTGCGCGCTCACCGGCGCGGAGGATGCCCTGATTGTCAACAACAACGCGGCCGCCGTGCTGCTCACGCTCAATACGCTGGCCGACCGCAAGGAAGCAATCGTCTCACGCGGCGAACTCATTGAGATCGGCGGCGAGTTCCGCATCCCGGACGTCATGACCAAAAGTAATACCATTCTGCGCGAAGTGGGGACAACCAACCGCACACGCCTCAGTGATTACGAAAAAGCCATCGGTCCGAATACCGGCGTGATTTTAAAAGTACATACCAGCAATTACCGGATTGTCGGCTTTACCGAAGAGGCTGAACTTATCCCCCTCGTGGCGCTGGGAAAGCAGCATGGCATCCCCGTATTCGACGATCTGGGCAGCGGCTGCCTGATTGATCTTACAGTTTACGGCCTGCAGCATGAACCAACCGTGCGGGAGGTGCTGGCCACGGACGTCGATGTGGTAACATTCAGCGGCGACAAGCTTCTGGGCGGACCGCAGGCGGGCATTATTGTCGGCAAGAAAGACATCCTGGCTGAAATCAAAAAAAATCCCCTCAACCGCGCGCTGCGGATAGACAAATTCACACTGGCCGCGCTGGAAGCAACATTGATGCATTATCTTGTGCCGGAGGCCGCGCCCCGGACATTAAGATCGCTTAAGGCCCTTACCGAACCGCCAGTCGATGTTAAAAAACGGGCGCGCAAACTGATCAATAAGTTGAAAAAAGCGAATATCCCCGATCTGACTTTTGAGATGCGTGAAGACGTAGCCGCCGCCGGCGGCGGATCACTCCCGACCGAGGACATCCCGACGGCAGTTGTCGCGGTAAAATCCGCCGGCATGACGGCCAGCCGGATGGAGGCAAAACTTCGTCAGGCATTGGTACCCGTGATTGTCCGGGTCAATGAAAGCGAAATTCTTCTGGATCTACGCACTGTATCCGAGGATGAATTCGGATTTATTCTGGACGCTTTAAAATCAACCATTGTTTCATAA